A genomic stretch from Canis lupus baileyi chromosome 3, mCanLup2.hap1, whole genome shotgun sequence includes:
- the LOC140624259 gene encoding large ribosomal subunit protein eL43-like: MEMYTGIYGSKRSWDLVGGDIAKCTKKVRIVGKYRTQYGASLRKMVKKIEISQHAKYTCSFCGKTKMKMRAMGIWHCGSCMKTIASGAWTYNTTSAITVKSAIRLKELKDQ, encoded by the exons ATGGAGATGTACACAGGCATCTATGGATCAAAAAGAAG CTGGGACCTAGTTGGTGGTGACATAGCCAAATGCACCAAGAAGGTCAGAATCGTGGGTAAATACAGGACCCAGTATGGTGCCTCCCTCAGGAAAATGGTAAAGAAGATTGAAATTAGCCAGCACGCCAAGTACACCTGCTCCTTCTGTGGTAAAACCAAGATGAAAATGCGAGCTATGGGCATCTGGCATTGTGGCTCCTGCATGAAGACCATAGCCAGTGGCGCCTGGACCTACAACACCACTTCTGCCATCACAGTAAAGTCAGCCATCAGACTAAAGGAGTTGAAAGACCAGTAA